A stretch of Equus przewalskii isolate Varuska chromosome 11, EquPr2, whole genome shotgun sequence DNA encodes these proteins:
- the ALDH3B1 gene encoding aldehyde dehydrogenase family 3 member B1 isoform X9 → MTAAAKHLTPVTLELGGKNPCYVDDNCDPETVANRVAFFRYFNTGQTCVAPDYVLCSPEMQERLLPALQSTIARFFGEDPRSSPNLGRIINDKHFQRLQGLLGCGRVAIGGQSDQSDRYIAPTVLVDVQETEPVMQEEIFGPILPIVNVRSLDEAIDFINRREKPLALYAFSKSSEVVKQVLARTSSGGFCGNDGFMHVSLASLPFGGVGASGMGRYHGKFSFDTFSHHRGCLLRSQGMEKIYSIRYPPYTPRNLRMLLVAMETRSCSCTLL, encoded by the exons ATGACTGCGGCCGCCAAGCACCTGACGCCCGTCACACTGGAGCTGGGGGGCAAGAACCCCTGCTACGTGGATGACAACTGCGACCCCGAGACCGTGGCCAACCGCGTGGCCTTTTTCCGCTACTTCAACACGGGCCAGACCTGCGTGGCCCCCGACTACGTGCTGTGCAGCCCCGAGATGCAGGAGCGGCTGCTGCCCGCCCTGCAGAGCACCATAGCCCGCTTCTTCGGCGAAGACCCCCGGAGCTCCCCGAACCTGGGCCGCATCATCAATGACAAGCATTTCCAGCGGCTCCAGGGCCTGCTGGGCTGCGGCCGCGTGGCCATTGGGGGCCAGAGCGACCAGAGCGATCGCTACATCG CACCCACGGTGCTGGTGGACGTGCAGGAGACGGAGCCGGTGATGCAGGAGGAGATCTTCGGGCCCATCCTGCCCATCGTGAACGTGAGGAGCCTGGACGAGGCCATTGACTTCATCAACCGTCGGGAGAAGCCCCTGGCGTTGTACGCCTTCTCCAAGAGCAGTGAG GTGGTGAAGCAGGTGCTGGCCCGGACCAGCAGTGGGGGCTTCTGCGGGAACGATGGCTTCATGCACGTGTCCCTCGCCAGCCTGCCCTTCGGAGGAGTGG GTGCCAGCGGGATGGGAAGATACCACGGCAAGTTCTCCTTCGACACCTTCTCCCACCACCGCGGCTGCCTCCTGCGCAGCCAGGGAATGGAGAAGATTTACTCCATCCGCTACCCGCCCTACACGCCGCGCAACCTGAGGATGCTGCTGGTGGCCATGGAGACCCGCAGCTGCAGCTGCACCCTGCTGTGA